One genomic window of Punica granatum isolate Tunisia-2019 chromosome 1, ASM765513v2, whole genome shotgun sequence includes the following:
- the LOC116192263 gene encoding transmembrane protein 87A yields the protein MEERGVNLSCRRAPVWLLLVLTCIFFSQIIGVRCSIHEYRNEAFARRSNALFFHGGSEGLHASKSLGPSFNKSSEKPLQGKSFIRFDGVIFTRTKESASKKNEMQQNTGLVEAIVLDVKDRERIGGSYLKYDEICCTKKMSDEGFCKVGEVIIHKNSDTPDWPKRIKTFFEGQNEQAAMDPKTVEINSTGMYYLYFVICDPELTGTLIKGRTVWRNPDGYLPGKMAPLMTIFGIMSLAYLVLGLGWFLRFVKYWKDIIQLHYHITAVIALGMCEMALWYYEYANFNSTGTRPWDVTLWAVTFTAIKKTLSRLLLLVVSMGFGVVKPTLGGITSKILLLGAVYFIVSESYELIQHLGNINDFSGKTALFLLLPLTFLDTSFILWIFSSLSKTLEQLQMKRNMAKLELYRKFTNALAASVLLSIAWIGFELYFNATDPLSELWQIYWIIPAFWIVIAYSLLVVICVLWAPSRNPTRYAYLEGADDLSEEGLTLTSGNKVMGENSTKLGEDLEEDKRE from the exons ATGGAGGAGAGAGGTGTTAACTTAAGCTGCAGGAGAGCTCCGGTGTGGCTTCTGCTGGTACTTACGTGCATCTTCTTCAGCCAGATCATCGGCGTCCGCTGCTCGATTCACGAGTATAGGAACGAGGCGTTTGCTCGCCGCTCCAATGCCCTGTTCTTCCATGGCGGCAGCGAGGGGCTCCACGCTTCCAAGTCTCTCGGCCCGTCTTTTAATAAGTCCTCCGAGAAGCCTCTCCAGGGGAAGTCCTTCATCAG GTTCGACGGTGTTATCTTTACAAGGACAAAAGAATCAGCTAGCAAGAAGAATGAAATGCAACAGAATACCGGCTTAGTGGAAGCTATCGTACTTGATGTGAAAGACAGAGAAAGGATTGGGGGTTCATACTTGAAATATGATGAAATATGCTGCACCAAAAAGATGTCTGATGAAGGATTCTGTAAAGTCGGGGAAGTTATTATCCACAAAAACTCTGATACCCCTGACTGGCCTAAACGCATTAAAACCTTCTTTGAAGGGCAGAATGAGCAGGCAGCCATGGATCCTAAAACTGTCGAGATTAATAGCACTGGAATGTATTATCTttattttgtgatttgtgaTCCAGAGCTGACTGGTACATTAATTAAGGGGAGGACAGTATGGAGGAACCCAGATGGTTATTTGCCTGGGAAAATGGCTCCACTAATGACAATTTTTGGAATAATGTCACTAGCTTACCTTGTTCTCGGCCTGGGTTGGTTCCTGAGGTTTGTTAAGTACTGGAAGGATATCATTCAGTTGCACTACCATATTACAGCAGTCATTGCTCTTGGGATGTGTGAAATGGCTCTCTGGTATTATGAATACGCGAATTTTAATTCTACCGGCACCAGACCATGGGATGTTACATTGTGGGCTGTAACTTTTACTGCTATTAAGAAGACACTGTCTCGCCTTCTTTTGCTGGTTGTCTCAATGGGTTTTGGTGTTGTGAAGCCAACTCTCGGTGGTATAACGTCAAAAATCCTTCTTCTAGGAGCTGTGTACTTTATCGTCTCCGAGTCTTATGAACTCATTCAACATTTAGGGAACATCAATGACTTTTCCGGGAAAACTGCATTGTTTCTGCTTCTGCCTTTGACTTTCTTGGATACTTCCTTCATCTTGTGGATATTTTCGTCCCTATCAAAAACCCTAGAGCAGCTTCAG ATGAAGAGAAACATGGCCAAACTGGAGCTTTACAGAAAATTCACCAACGCTCTTGCAGCCTCTGTGCTGCTATCTATTGCTTGGATCGGCTTTGAg TTATATTTCAACGCGACCGACCCGTTGAGTGAATTGTGGCAAATTTATTGGATCATTCCAGCATTCTGGATTGTTATTGCTTATTCTCTCTTGGTCGTAATATGTGTCCTATGGGCTCCCTCTCGAAACCCGACAAG ATATGCATACTTGGAGGGGGCAGACGACTTAAGCGAGGAAGGTCTCACATTAACAAGCGGGAACAAGGTGATGGGGGAAAATTCAACCAAGTTGGGGGAGGATCTCGAAGAGGATAAACGGGAGTAG
- the LOC116192264 gene encoding uncharacterized protein LOC116192264: protein MGNLISQAANGIGDALGSAFSAPFKSVFGASCEEVCSGPWDVVCFIEHLCVANLAKFLLIVGLCYMILLFFFLLFKLGICQCIGRSLCKMCWAACVTYWYAVGDISCFLCHRLMSTKRVYRRRRRYRDLEVGYQSSTDEETNFSSHHRHSSASKKRKSLGESAGVRSPAYPSSRHGRHSSHSRRHHRMKLRRKQVSFRVKGRAQRLKSLRHHRRVGSMHHHHRRESKSFKRQRLGC from the exons ATGGGAAACCTCATCAGTCAAGCTGCGAATGGCATTGGAGATGCCCTTGGAAGTGCTTTTTCTGCTCCGTTCAAGAGCGTCTTCGGCGCATCATGCGA GGAAGTCTGTTCAGGGCCATGGGATGTAGTGTGCTTCATCGAGCATCTATGCGTTGCCAATCTAGCAAAATTCTTGTTGATTGTGGGGCTTTGTTACATGA TTCTTTTGTTCTTCTTCCTATTATTCAAGCTCGGGATCTGCCAATGCATAGGGAGGAGCCTCTGTAAGATGTGTTGGGCTGCGTGTGTGACATACTGGTACGCAGTCGGGGACATATCGTGTTTCTTGTGTCACAGGCTAATGAGCACGAAGCGG GTTTATCGAAGAAGGCGTCGATACCGAGACCTTGAAGTTGGGTACCAAAGTTCGACTGATGAAGAGACCAATTTCTCGAGCCATCACCGCCATTCAAGTGCAAGTAAGAAGAGGAAGTCACTTGGAGAATCTGCAGGTGTCCGAAGCCCTGCCTACCCTTCGAGCAGGCATGGAAGGCACAGCAGCCACAGCCGCAGGCACCACCGCATGAAGTTGAGGAGAAAGCAGGTTTCTTTCCGTGTCAAGGGACGTGCTCAAAGGCTGAAGAGCTTGAGACATCATCGACGGGTTGGTTCCatgcatcatcatcatcgaagGGAAAGCAAAAGTTTTAAGAGGCAAAGGCTCGGGTGCtaa